A DNA window from Trypanosoma brucei brucei TREU927 chromosome 11 chr11_scaffold01 genomic scaffold, whole genome shotgun sequence contains the following coding sequences:
- a CDS encoding carnitine O-acetyltransferase, putative (similar to Carnitine O-acetyltransferase (EC 2.3.1.7) (Carnitine acetylase)(CAT) (Swiss-Prot:P43155) (Homo sapiens)), producing MCMWLNRIYIYIYSSFVSLLCFLAYFEEYKTMATSESSGAKRFWGVDSEYEVTLCSTDSPVRAYESHMFDKEVLSADGAAHTAKKPKAGDSLGYDKHQASLPRLPIPTLQDTCDLYLKSIQALVTAEEYVHTKKVVEDFLKGGGSGETLHNLLLKWDKECNQPSWLEEFWNDSYVCMRDPIPVNVNFFFQFKPHPQHLQNGRHVSQIGRAASLLHAAVEYYVSIINGTVAREFERDAPVCMSQYRFVFSTSRVPGLHQDRKVCYSERPLTEDEKRSKFAEYVAASPTHCVVIIRDRFFKLEVLREDGTQYSVEELIVSLKYIEDFVTSRQNPGAPVGLLTTMDRTEWFHARERLKKLGNVGILQTIQSALICICLDGVRVVSPEVGARLLLHGQGTNRWFDRHNIIVTADGTAGVNWEHSVNDGGTALMLADFMYKKDCERFFTGDEVEALSKREGVSLTVRRMVAEKQWNLDKGIYGVMKSASEDFKTLIQNNELHVLHFGNFGGAFLKRFGISPDAFFQMALQLTYYRLFGRNCATYEAATTRTFSHGRTECIRSASSEALDFCRAACEPLFPKRIGSAVPSQGEFLRKAVAAHANAVKLAKSGLGVDRHLYGLRVMARMHGVPLPGLFNDPSYHRSGTWLMSTSHCGSNALDAFGFGPVVVSGFGIGYMIKADSIDVVITSKCTSHFTSTVVFASMLESSLFHMKTILQSEDMSRRAERDILLFSHPCGLNDFQFSEKEGFIYEHHVNGSKGEMTDSIADASPNL from the coding sequence aTGTGTATGTGGCTAaatcgtatatatatatatatatattcgtcctttgtttccttgctCTGTTTTCTGGCGTATTTTGAAGAATATAAGACAATGGCAACATCAGAAAGTTCAGGTGCTAAGAGATTTTGGGGCGTCGATTCGGAGTATGAGGTGACACTATGCTCTACAGACAGCCCCGTTCGGGCGTATGAGTCGCACATGTTTGACAAGGAAGTGCTGAGCGCAGATGGAGCTGCACACACGGCAAAAAAACCCAAAGCTGGTGATTCGCTCGGATATGATAAGCACCAGGCATCCCTCCCGCGCTTACCCATTCCAACACTGCAGGATACGTGCGACTTGTATTTGAAGTCTATTCAGGCTCTCGTAACGGCTGAGGAGTACGTTCACACCAAGAAAGTTGTGGAAGATTTCCTGAAGGGAGGTGGAAGCGGGGAAACACTACACAATTTGCTCCTTAAATGGGACAAGGAGTGTAACCAACCGAGTTGGTTGGAGGAGTTTTGGAATGACTCTTACGTTTGTATGCGCGATCCCATCCCAGTCAACGTtaactttttcttccaatttAAACCTCATCCACAACACTTGCAGAATGGCCGTCATGTCTCGCAAATTGGCCGCGCCGCCAGCCTTCTGCATGCGGCAGTTGAATACTATGTATCGATTATAAATGGGACCGTGGCCAGAGAATTCGAGCGGGACGCTCCAGTATGCATGAGTCAGTACCGCTTTGTTTTCAGTACCTCGCGTGTTCCTGGATTACATCAGGACCGGAAAGTTTGTTACTCCGAAAGACCGCTCACAGAGGACGAGAAAAGGTCAAAATTTGCTGAGTACGTCGCTGCCAGCCCCACTCACTGCGTTGTAATAATCCGTGACCGCTTTTTCAAGTTAGAGGTACTTCGAGAAGATGGTACCCAATACAGCGTCGAGGAACTTATAGTGTCACTCAAGTATATCGAAGATTTCGTCACCTCAAGGCAGAACCCCGGAGCACCGGTGGGTCTTTTGACAACAATGGACCGCACGGAGTGGTTCCACGCTCGTGAACGCCTTAAGAAACTGGGTAACGTAGGCATACTTCAAACTATCCAATCGGCCCTCATTTGTATCTGCCTCGATGGCGTCCGTGTTGTTTCACCGGAGGTGGGCGCccggttgctgctgcatggACAAGGGACGAACCGATGGTTTGACAGGCACAACATCATTGTTACAGCTGATGGGACTGCGGGTGTGAATTGGGAGCACTCTGTTAATGACGGCGGAACGGCATTGATGCTGGCCGACTTCATGTACAAGAAAGACTGCGAGCGCTTCTTTACAGGAGATGAGGTTGAAGCCCTTTCTAAGCGGGAAGGCGTGTCCCTTACTGTGCGGAGGATGGTCGCCGAGAAGCAGTGGAATCTTGACAAGGGAATATATGGCGTCATGAAGTCTGCGTCAGAGGATTTTAAAACATTAATTCAAAATAATGAGTTACATGTGCTACATTTTGGAAACTTTGGTGGGGCCTTTCTGAAGCGCTTTGGGATCTCACCGGATGCCTTTTTTCAGATGGCCCTTCAGTTGACATACTACCGGCTCTTTGGCCGTAACTGTGCGACCTACGAAGCGGCTACCACACGTACCTTCAGCCACGGCCGTACAGAGTGCATACGAAGTGCCAGTTCTGAAGCTCTGGACTTCTGCCGAGCGGCGTGCGAGCCATTGTTTCCCAAGCGTATCGGCTCTGCAGTACCTTCTCAGGGCGAATTCCTCCGCAAGGCAGTCGCCGCTCATGCAAATGCTGTAAAACTTGCCAAGAGTGGCCTCGGTGTAGATAGACATTTATATGGTTTGCGGGTAATGGCGCGAATGCACGGTGTTCCGCTTCCCGGACTATTTAATGATCCGTCTTACCACCGGAGTGGAACGTGGCTCATGTCGACTTCCCATTGTGGAAGCAATGCACTCGATGCCTTTGGGTTCggccctgttgttgtttcgggGTTTGGGATCGGCTATATGATCAAAGCCGACAGCATAGATGTTGTCATTACTTCAAAGTGTACTTCTCATTTTACTTCTACGGTGGTGTTTGCTTCCATGCTGGAATCCTCGTTGTTTCACATGAAGACTATACTTCAGAGTGAAGATATGAGCCGGCGAGCTGAGAGAgatattttacttttctctcATCCATGTGGACTGAACGACTTTCAGTTCTCTGAGAAGGAGGGCTTCATCTACGAGCACCATGTGAATGGCAGCAAAGGTGAGATGACTGATTCCATTGCTGATGCCTCACCAAATTTGTAA
- a CDS encoding eukaryotic translation initiation factor 4E, putative (similar to Eukaryotic translation initiation factor 4E (eIF4E) (eIF-4E) (mRNAcap-binding protein) (eIF- 4F 25 kDa subunit) (Swiss-Prot:P48598) (Drosophila melanogaster;)) → MMAESSAKEMEANQVSAAGDQTAKADDRYVIIDRGVKRHLLNRPWTLWYDSVSTYDCKQWELSLIEVMTVRTVEDFFAMLHYCKPPHVLRVSAQYHFFREGVKPMWEDPNNKAGGKLWVSLDDKTMTDKSGAAGGGKTRKDNGADADKKPELDTVWENVLIALVGEYLDYGVEGEHIMGVVLTKRKYCNRIALWLKDASDSDAVAAIEKQLVKEAGLLPATKPIFTAHGASKA, encoded by the coding sequence ATGATGGCTGAATCAAGCGCGAAAGAGATGGAAGCGAATCAGGTTTCCGCGGCTGGCGATCAAACCGCTAAGGCTGATGATCGATATGTTATTATTGACAGGGGCGTTAAGCGACATTTGCTCAATCGCCCGTGGACACTTTGGTATGATTCGGTTTCTACGTATGATTGCAAACAATGGGAGCTTTCTCTTATCGAGGTGATGACGGTACGCACGGTGGAGGATTTCTTCGCGATGCTTCACTACTGTAAACCTCCCCATGTCCTCCGTGTTTCAGCACAGTACCATTTTTTCCGTGAGGGCGTTAAGCCAATGTGGGAGGATCCCAACAACAAAGCTGGTGGGAAGTTGTGGGTGAGCCTCGATGATAAAACCATGACGGACAAGAGTGGAGCTGCAGGTGGCGGAAAGACGAGAAAGGATAATGGTGCCGATGCGGATAAGAAACCAGAACTGGACACCGTTTGGGAAAATGTGCTCATAGCTCTGGTAGGTGAGTATCTTGATTATGGTGTGGAGGGAGAACACATTATGGGTGTCGTGTTGACAAAGCGGAAATACTGCAATCGCATTGCGCTGTGGCTAAAAGACGCATCGGACTCCGACGCCGTTGCTGCCATTGAAAAGCAGTTGGTGAAGGAGGCGGGTTTATTACCCGCAACGAAACCCATCTTCACAGCCCATGGCGCTAGCAAGGCctaa